Within Cercospora beticola chromosome 6, complete sequence, the genomic segment TCGTGGCAAAAGGTCGCAGTAACGATGCCAGAGATTTGTAATACGGCACGTACAGCTTGAGAGTTCTTCTTCAATACAACCAATGCTCATTCTACTTTTGTCTAAGAAGAGGAATGTACAACAACCTCAATCAGCAGACTGTGCCAACTATGAGACTCTGTCGATTTTCCCATCGTCCTGTCCGAATTGTTCCTCGCGCCGTATTCCAATAATCgagcagtagcagcagcagaaataTTCAAATCTTCAATGTGCCTCCCTCCCATTCAAATAACCACAGTAGTCCGAACACCGGACGCCACGCCAAGTTGCTAGAGTAAAATACAAAGAGTGCTGTTTCGCCAGATGTCGTAATGTACAAGAACAAAATCCGAAAATGTGTATTAGTTGCGCCAGAATTTATGATCTCCCGTGCTTGCGCGAGGTGCTAGTGCTGGTTCCTGTGCTGCGTCGCTCGACTTTGATGGTTTCACTGTCGGTTGCCAGGACTGTTGAGCCTCCAGATGATCCAGAGCCACCCATCTTGATAAGTGTGACTCGTAGTCGATATGATCCAGGTTGTCGGATGAGTAGTTGTGGAAATGTCAGGTAGCCGAGTGCGAGACGGCTAGGTTGGCTGCGTGCAAGGCTCTCCGCGATATCGTTGGAACACTCATGTACTGAGTCGAACATCTTTTGGCCGGTAAGGGTGCCGCATTCGACGGGTACTCGTCCGCCGCTTCTGGAGTCGGCGACGAGTGATACGACGCCCATGAGACGTGAAGTGTCCATGCCTTGGTACCTCGCAGCAACTTCTGGTGATGGACATTGCAAGCTGACCATGACGGATGTCTCAACCGTTTGCCCGAATATGATAGATCTGGATGGTTGTCCAATGACATCAAGCTCGAATGTAGGACCCTCCGACTTGGACGCTACTGACGCCTCCCGACGATGGCTGCTGGACTTTGAATCCGATGGCCGTCTTGACGAGCTGTGTTTTGATCGCTGTTTGTCGTCATCGCGTCGGCTGCTGCCTCGACTCTTGCTGTCGACAGCACGAGGCCCGCTTCCGTCGCGAAGGTACGACTTCTGATTGGAATCCGACATGGTTGGTGGGTGGGTTGTGCAAAGAAAAGTCGCAGAGGGATGCTTGTTGACAGCGTTTCAAGTCGACACCGAGCAGTAGTAGAAGGGTTTGCAGCCAATAGTTGACTAACACGATGTTAGCAAGGTTTTACTAGATGCGCCACGAGAGGGTTGAGGTCGCAGCGAACCCCTTCCTTGGGGAACCGGGAAGTACTCACGTTAGCTAGACCGTAGGGACTTTGAAACTCGCAGGACAGAATGGCGTCGATGGTTTTGCGGGACGAAGGTGTGTTGCTGGAGGGTTTGGTAGGTTAGGCTAGAGTGGTTTAGAAGCTCTACCGGTCCGATGGGAGCTGAACCTTAAGAGTTATATATGACTTCACGGCACCCATCATCCCTCGGGACATCTCTTTGAATCTCAAATTAGCACCCTGTTCAATGCAATAACGGCATGCCGCGAATATCGTCATCCACCACTAGGGCCGAAGACATGAGAGGGAATTCCTCAAGACAAGGCTGTCTAAACGTcagtcttgctcttcttgatACGCCAGCGCTACTCGAGGGCAGCCAACGATGCTGGATTCGGCGCCGCGCATGGATAGCACATTAGATCTAAGGGGACACTAGTAGACGCGGAGGCGATGTGGAGGCACGATGATCAGAAAGATGCTGGAGCAGGAACGGGCCCGATGATGGCCTGCAGTCGTGGACAAGCTGGAAGGCGCCGACGAGCATCCCGGGCGGGCTCAGACAAGAACTTGCGTTTGGTGGCCACCTAGCGGATCGGTCGATCATACGCAATCTGGGCAAGACGATGGAGCAATAGGACACGCTCAGGGCCAGATCGTACGCGTTTCCGAGGCCGTGGTCTTGGTGTACAAGGCCAGACAGGCCTGCACGACATCCCAGTCGGTCCGTCAAAGCGCGTCGAACACGGCATGGTGTGCCCGTGCGGGAGACGCGCAGAGCGAACCCTCATTGCGTGTTGCTGATCTTTCTGCTGCCGGTTCGAGAGCCGACAGGAGTCTGAACGGTACGCGATGGCACGCCTCTTGCACGACCTCCCGCCCGAGCAGGTGGTACCATGTGCCTGTCCTGGTCATGCTGAGTGCTTGCCATGCGTATTCGAGGCTGCTGGACACTTCAGACCGGCCGGGGCAACCGAGGAAGTCCGCGGTGAAGTCGTCCATCCCGTGGATGCGTGGGACACAGGAGCGAGGAGTGCTAGTGTGCCACACGGCCCATATACAGAAACTTGATGTTGCGCAGCGGCGCGCGGTACGCGGTCCCGCGGCAGCGCCTTTCCGATGCGCCTCTGTCAATCTGATGGTGTCCCCAGTCCAGATCCGTGGGCCTTCAATGCGCTTGGAGTGGGTCGCCGTTGCTGCAGTGCTCCGGGAGCGCTTCCACGACGTGTGATAGGTTTCGGTGCAGATATCCAGCCCGCCTGATGGCTGAATGAGGCAGTCGCATTGCCCCAATGCGACGTATCGCTCATCTCGCCAGATCTGACACGAGATCTTGGTACAGCGGCGGCAGTTTCCTCATCGCTGGGTCGGCATGAACGCTCGATTGCGTTACTGCGCCGCGCACATATTTTGTGACTGCTGGATGCCAAGAGGGGTGGTATCGATGCCGCAGTCGCCGTTTGTGCGTGTGGTGTGTCGTTGGATGAAGGTCGTCGACGACACTCTGGCGGAGGCTTCCGCAGACGGGCTCATCCTTGCCCACCCGCCGCTTCCCTGTCGACGCTCCGCCACGAGGTGTCCGGAAGAAAGAAGGCACGCCTCACACCACAGCCCGCCCGCATGAAGGTGCGACGTCCTCCATCCTCCATTCATCATCTCTCGCCCGCAAGCGAACTACTCTCCTACTCGGTAGCGGCAATGCACCGCACGCGCCGACTTCCACGCACAACGTCGTACCAGACGCTGTGTGGCCACGGTGCGCTGCTTCCGATATGCAGGTACCAGAGGCAAAAGTGTCTCGCATGGCGTCGAGTGGCAGATTTGATGTGGTTGTCCTGCCACACCGTCACCACAATTCCGCTTACGCGCATCAACCGGCGCCGTTGACACTGCTCGTGGCCCGCCCAACTCAGCACGATGGCGGCATCGGTGCGGCTTGCGAGGCTTTATTGAGCACGACTGCACAACTGTGTCACTTTTCGGGCCCTGCGATTACTGATCTTCTAGATTGAAGCTGCAGAGGCGGCGCATTTCGATCGAGCTCGCCGCGCAGCAGACGCTCATGTGTTCAATATACGACGACATGTCCTTTGTGACTACGGATCACCATCATCGCACACGCCCGGACGGGACAGATTCAGCATGGGAAGTGGGTGCTCCGCTGCGTGGGATGCTGCTTCCGTTCCTCTCTCTCCCATTCCAAATAGCCAATGCACAATTGGAACGGCAACTTTCGGCTAAGACTTGGCATGGGCTCGATGTATTGCAGCCCGACCTTTCCCATGAATCCCCTGAGACCATTTCAAATGCATTCGGAGCCTCAACGGCATCGGCGACCATAGTTCGGGATGACAAGTTGTGGTGAAGACACGGCTCGGATTGACATGATACAGGTCTCCATCAGCACCTCCTTGGCACCAGTGAGGCAGCGGAAGTCTTagcaacatcgacatcacaCGGGATCTTGAGAGACAAACCCCTCTCTCGTGCGTCTCTCGAAACGGCCTCAATATGCGCTCCAAGACCTCCAATTCGTCGACTGCCAGAAGTCCCTCATGCACCGGTGGCATTTTCAAGCTTGCAATGGCGTAAATGGTGCCCAAGCAGTATGCCTTCTGGCTTTCATGATCAGATGCTGCCTATTCTTGAGCGTACTCGATTGGACATGGAACAGAACATTAGTGACATGGTTCTTGACCGACACTTGGCTTTCTGCTACGAATGAACATATTCCTGGCTCTCCGGCGACCTCCTGAAACACAAGCGAGTGCAAAGGGAGTGAAAGTATTCCTGTTTGCAGAATCAGGTGGGAGTTACATGCCAGAAGCGATGCCTGTCTCCAatgttctccttcttcctacATGTTACAGCACTCGCAACATGCTTCAAGATGAACATCGAAAGAAATTTGGAACGGGATGCAGGCCAGGACTCACGGCTACCAAGGCTGAAGCTTCGACGGCCCTTTTTCCCTATGACGGCTTTCCTACGACACGATCTGCAGAAGCACAAGTCGAACTGTATACCCATCTTTGCTTCTGGCACTGCCTTCGTGCAATGGGCTTTTACTTGTTCAAGGGCAATCGAGTCTGTGGCATATCTCGCTTGATGTGGCCGTGTCTCTTGAGTTGCCTCGCTCAGAGGATGCGCCAGCCTCGAGCTTTCTAATTCTCCCCCACCTGCATACTCCGCGGCTCCCATCTGTTCAGATTTGTGGAGACAAGTCATCGAGGTTCCGGGCCATCTCAGAGCGACAATGCAAGTGCAATCTCGCCGTATCGTCAGCCTCGGCAGCGTGGATATCGTTGAAAACGCAGAGATGGTCGCTGGCCTACCAAGCTCTCTTCCTTGCGTCGCAATGTACATGCACTTGCCAGATTGCTCTGGGGATATTGGCTTCAATGCTCGACTCGGCAAGCTGCAAAGCGAAATCGCCCAAATCGCGACCGCGCCAATCTGACCTGGTAAGTGCCTTCAGTGGTCGTCATTGTGTCCAGATGGTACGCTCTAAAGGTTGTCAACTTGCGGTCGCGAATCACACGCCTCCGGTCACGAGCGAGTGCGTCGACCACCACAGCTCGTTGTACTGCTTGCCGGTAGCGAAAGCGACCCACTTGGTGTGTGTGCGCAAGAATCAGCACTGCGCGCCGTACAAGAACCAGAATCCGATTGCTGCGAGGAGGCAGTTGCCAGAGGTGGTGGTGCCACTCCTTCTCTGGTTCTTAGATACTTGCAGGCCGTTGGCGTCAATGTCTGAGCAGCTTTGTACAGGCTGTGCCTCCGGAGAGCAGCCTTCACGCATCTCTTCTCGACGGAATTTGATTGCTAAGGTTCCCATGATCTCTAGCCTCAACACTTCCGCTCAAATCAAATGTCTGAGCAACGATCACTCTTCTGGTGGCTCTTCTGGTTCATCGTCCTTGGCATTTTCACACTCATGACCTCGGCGGCGGCAGGATTGTTGGAGAAAGGCATCAAAATGAGAAGTTCTCTGAAAGACCGATCCTTGCCCGAGTCTGAATATCTGACACCTTGGCGCTTCTGAAAACGAAACGTCTCCGAGAGAGACGCCACTCAGCGTTGTTCTCTTCATTCAGCTTATCTTCCTTGTCGTCGGCATCTCCACATCTGTGTTATGTCTCGCATCTCGTCTGCATAAGCTTTAATGCCGGAAGCATTTTCCAAAGACTCTGACAATTCTTCGAAGGTCGCGCTCGATGCGCTACCGTCCTTGTAGCTCGGTATAGGAGGCGTAAGGTCTTGTATCTGCTTCGCAGCGTTATGCGGAGCAATAAAGAGGCTCGTAATAAAGCATCGCCACTGCTGGAAACTCACTTTAGGCATGTCCCGTCCATGCATACGACACAGAAAGGAAAGAAGGCAGTAGAAGCCGCAGTTCGATGTGTCCGAGGGCGACTGGTGCACGCTCGTCGTCACTCTACTAATGTGGAACTCGGAGATGTCGGGCACTTCATTCTGCAGCTTGGACCGCACCAACATGTTATGCCCTCAGGGAAAGTACCTTTTTGGAGAAAGGTGCCAGAGACAGTTTTCTCTCGAAAGAGGTTTCCTGTATCGATTCTCCGTATCTgctccatcatcgccttTGAGACGGAACGATCTCCAGAGAGAGGCACGCCGCTCAGGATTTCCTTGCATCTATCGTCCTTAGCGGCTCCACTATCAGCATCTCCAAACAAGCATGGAGTGAGAACCGGCGCCAAAGATAAGTTCTTCCGAATGTTTCCTTGCCTCAATCTCCTGATCTGTCCCCTTGATGCCTCTGGAACGACACACTCTTTGGAGAGGAACGCCGCTCGATTGGTCTCTGGACAATTGTTCACGTCGCTACTGCCTGCAGCCATCGCGTGCATGCCAGTCGCTGCCGAGCTCCGGGTACCCACCGCCATTGAGGCCACGATCTGTCTCGTCGTATTCGACACGTTCCTGTTCGATTGTGTTCTTCACCTCTTTCAGTTGGATGCCCCATTGATCTGGGCTGAATGCACTGTGAATGTGCCTGCCCTCTGGAACGACGCGATTGCAGGAAAGGAATCGCCACCCAGCGCGCTCTCTGAACCTACGATCACATTCCCGTTGCCTGCATCTACATTAGCAGTGCCTTTGGAACGGAGTGGTTGCTGGAGGAACATGCCGCTCGGCGCACCTGCTCAACGGAGTTCCACCTACTCATGGCCTatgtcctcatcgtcagcggCTCGGAAACGGCACAATTACTAGAGAGACACGCCGCCCGGCATGCTCTCACAACAAATACGAAACCCCTCGTCGCCTGAATTCCTTCACCACCAGCGCCTCCGAGACGAGAAGATTCCCAGAGAGACTCGTACTTCGAGTACCTCTAATGCGGCATGATCCTTTGGAGCGAACTGCCAGAGATTGCCCTCTCTCAACTCTTTTTAGTCCTCAGTTCTGCAGATCTGTTACTCTACCGCCTGTGACAAGATGGAAATTCCTAGAGATACCGGAGGACAGCATGGATGAATATGTCTTCTGTGCAGATGTGATGGAAGGTCGCCCAAAAGGAACACCAGCGTCATCTGTATCACTGGAATTGTCGTGCAGGACAGGCACCTTGATTGGCACGGAAAATACAGAAGAATGCAGAGGCGTCGAATCTGAGCCTTCGTTGTTAATATCGTCCACCTCGAAAACATCATCTTCCAGAGCAGTCTCCGTTTCTGCAGGGATCGATCCAGGCGTCGAGGAGCACTCGCTGAGATGTGTGTCGAAACGAACTGGCGCCAGATGGAGTGAGAATTGTGCGACTCAACTGGAAACGGAGAGCATGAAGAATCGTGATGTCACCGAGGGAAGATTCAGCACAGATGGTATCCAGGGTTCTCGCAGACATCACAACCACTCTGCCATCCTCCGAATTTCCGCTTTCAATGCCTCCATGACGATATGATCGCTGGAGCGAGTCACTACAAGCCGACCTCTCTGAAAGACTCTCCATAATTCTATCTGCCAGGTCTGCCCTCTTAGTGTCTCTGGAGAGTCGGAAATCCCCAGAGGCATGGACATTCAGCCTTGTCTCTCCATCTATGTCAACTCTAACCGCTCTTGAGAGAGCGACCTGGGGCACTTTCGAGACTATGCAATTCCAGGAGCGAGTCGCCAGGAATCGCCATCTCTCACTCGCTCTCTATCATGAGATCTGCTATATCTTTCTCTCGAGCGCCTCTGACGAGGCGAATATTGCTGGAGACAGGTAACATTCAACGCTGCTTCTCGATCTATGTACACTCCACAGCACTTGGGAACGCGACCATGAGCGACTCCGAAATGATACAGATCTTGGAGAGACTCGACTGGAATCGATTCTCTCAAGATTTCCTGTTGGGTGATGCGCTATGTTTTTATCTCTGGTGCCTCCCAGAGTACGAAATTGTTCGAGATACATGCCGCTCAGCGTGCTGTCTGAACCGAATTGTAGCTGTTCATTCTCAGTATCTCCACTCCTAGCACCTCTGAGGAAGTCCGGAACGCCAGAAACACAAAAGTTAACAACAAATGAGCATGGAAACCCTCTCCTTACTTCTTCATTTTGAGCGGCAAGTTGAAGTTCGTATTCCCGATTCTGAATTCTTGCCCGTTGCTAGACTCATCGGATTTGTTGGCCCAGCACCTCCAAAAAGTCCAGATTTCCGGAGGCATCCCCTGCTCAGCGTCCTCTCCGAGCCCAAGTTTGCCTCCTGACTCTTAGCATCAACATATTCAGCACCTCCGAACCATCCCGAAGCGCAGAGAAATACAGAAAGCGTGCAAGAATTGAACGTAAAGGTCCATTTCCTTACTATAGAGGCCTATCTTACTTGTTCAAAATGAGAGACAACTGAagttctccttcttcacctctgAAACATAATGTGGTGCTTGTTGAGGCGAGCAGTCTCCTCAGCGAGGGCCTTCTGAGCAGCACGATCAGCCTCGATCTGCTCGGGAGTTTTGGTGCAGAGAGTTGCGATGTGGCCTTGTTGGCCGCAGTTGCGGCACGTGACGAGTGGGCACAGGGCCTTGACGTGAAGTGGAGAATCGCAAACATTGCATTTTTTGGCTCGCGGCTTCTTGTTTGGTTGATTGTCGTTTGATTTTGGAGGATCCCTCTTACGCCTTCCAGCTGAGCCATACTGGTTGAGGTGCTGTGATTGGCTCTCGGTGAGGAGACTGCTCGCCTCAACATCATCAGAAGACTCAAttttgatgatgttgaggcAGTGTCTCCGATGAGTCGATATTTCTGGAGAAGAATGCGATTCTACATTGCTTCCTAACCGGCTTCCACCTCTTTGTGCCCGATGTATCTACCCCTAGCACCTCCGAATCAATTCAATATGCGGAGAAACAACAGAAATATACTGAAGTTGAGCACAGCTTGCTTTCGAGATTCGCTCACTTCTTCAAAATATTCTGCAGACTGAGCGTGTCTCCTTTGTCTCTCAAATAATGTCTGGTGATCGATGCAAAGCTTCTGTACTGGCAGCGCCTCCGGAAGGATGAGATCCCTGGAGAAACATGCAATTTCGCATTGCTTCTCAATTCACGGACATTGCCCTTCGCTCCGCACATCCAGCTCTAGTAGCTCTCAACCGAGCGAAATCACAGAAGAACGCGAAATTGACACAAAAACGAAGCACAAAATATTCGACCAAGTGACTGCTTTTTTTCGACTCTGAATCTCGCTCCAGTGCTTCATCCGCATTTTCTCTACCAGCGGCGCCTCTGACTGGTAGAGATTTCCGGAGAAATACGCGATTGCACAGTACTTCTCGAACATCGTGCACCTTCTCATTCTCAGCATATCGAGGCCTAGCACCTCTGACCTGGCACAAAGCGCAGAGGAATGCGCGATTCGCATTGCGGCAACCTCGTCACCCTTGGCAGCTCTTTCCCTATCTTCTCAGGGCCAGCAGAAACCGCAGAGAGGGTGCTATTCAACACGGTACGGGCACTGCGAAAGTTGTTGTCAGTCTCAACTTACCAATGTGCTGTATGAAGGTTATTGTGCTCTGGTAGTCTGTGGTGCGGTTTATGTCGCGCACTGTTTGCGAATGGTAATGAAGTGGTAGAAAGCGACGAAGTGGAGAAGGGAAAGAGCTCCGAGTGCGATTATTTTCGTTTTGTGTTGTGTTTGCTGCCGGCTTATGCGCGCGCCGAAGCTAGTTCTGCTTCACTTCAGATCTCACCAGCACTTCAGCTGTCTTGGCAACGGCGCGGTAGGCAACCACGCAAGAACTTCGAATTGATGGGAAGTAGACCGCCACAAATGCTCTCTCCAAAGAATAAAAGCCCATGAGCATTGCTCGCATTCCAGGGTATCATAGCAATGCCGATATCTGCGCCCCCTCCCATATTCGTCAAAAGTCGATTGACTCATTGTGCAACATACATCTGTTCCTTTGATCACGCCGAAGGGGCCCTGACCGCATGCCAAGTTCCATTCTCGTCTTGAATACCAATCTCATATCCCAGCAAGACCTCCGTCCCGCTTCCCTCCCAACCTCTGTTCCCAGCTGCTGAAAGCATGAATCGACAGCTGGGATCGATATGTATGGCGCTGATGACTCCGCCCCTGTGTCCAGGAACAATGGTGAAGGGCACCCTGGAGTGCTTCGTAGATTCCGGCTGTTGCAGATCGTAAATACGCAAGATGTCTTGACTTGCGCAGACGAGGTGCTTTTTGTTTGGCATTGCGCGGACGGCGTAGACAGGACCACTGCCTTGTTGGAAGCGGAAGGTACGATTAGGTTTGCTGCGCTTAGCACCAAGGTGATGTATCGAGTACTCGTCCACTGTACAATTTCTGCGACCTGCGTAGAAGAAATTGCCATCTGGCGACCAGCACGCTCCAGTGCACCAAGGAGGTGTAGCTGGATCTGTAGGTATCGTAGCAATTGGCGAGGCCATCCTTCGATCCCAGATCCGAAGCGTGCCGTCGAAGGATGCGTCAAGGAAAATGCTCTCGGACTGTGGCGGGAGGTCCGATTTGCTGTCACTCTCATCATTTGTGGGTGGTGCAGTCAGTGGCTCATCCGAGTGCGGCAAGCCATTCGTGACGAGAGCACCCAGTCGTTCGCCTTCCGTCTGCTGTGATTCTCCTGCCGAAGTCCCATCAGCCGGAGCAGTCGTTGCTCCGTCGGCGGGCTCGTTGTTCCTTTCAGGTGCTTGGTCTGCTTGACCTCCTGCGTCTGTCGTCTGCGCTTGGTCTCCATTCTCGGTGCCTTGCATTTGAGTATCGCCTGTCCCATTCGCATCCTGGTCAGTCTGCATCTCACTCTCAAGCGCTCTGGTcaaatcgtcatcatcgtcgccaaacGCATTAgcaccgcctccgcctccgcctcccgTGTCATCGCCAAACAGAGAGCCGTGGTCGCCATCCCCGAAGAGACTTCCATCTGGAGAGCCAGCAGCATCGTCGTCTCCAGTTAGCCCGGAAGGCCGTCGACTCGGTCCACCTGAGATTCCATTGAGCGTCGGCCGGTCCGCATTGTTGCTAGAGAAAGTACCAAGCTCCATATCTGGCAGCGATTCAGAGACTTCTGGTACGGACAGACTACTAAAAGGCCGTAGTTCAATAGCGCTGATCTGACTGCTCGCTCCTTTGAATGACCTGATGACTTTGCCGCTGTTCAAATCCCATTCGTGGATATTCTTGTCCCAACTTCCTGAGAGCACCCGGCTCTCATTATCGCTGAATGTCAAAACAGAGACGGCACTGGTATGCTCCTTCAGCGTCGTAATGATATTTCCTGTCAAATGTCGCGTGGTCTGTAGATTGATCCCGCCTGATTCCAGACCTGACAGAAGCCACACAGCTTGCTTCTCCACAGCTAGCGAGTAGACAGGACTGGTCCATTTGCCCTCGTCGGCATTTCCATTTCGAGGTGGTGTTTGCAAGGAGCGCTCCTCGTTCTCCCAGTACGTCACCATTGATCCTGCCTTCATGACGCTGTCGACGAAGGGATGTTTCTGAGCTACCGTGAGCGGTACTTTGCCATTGGCGGTATCCACCCAGTCGTATTTTCGTATGTAGCCATCCGTTCCACCCGTAAAGACATATTTCATGTTTGGTGTCGCGCAGACAGCATTGATAGAAGTGCCGTGCGGCGCAGCCATGGTTGGCACAATGTCGTAGGCTTGCGCAGTCAGAGCCTCTGGGCGGATTGAAGGCACATGTGCGCTCGATGTGT encodes:
- a CDS encoding uncharacterized protein (BUSCO:EOG092614UB) → MASFDDDNDPNTGSQDEDENEDEEMEDVNDADQDQDQDMDQGGDDDEDDGGDDDEDNDDDNDGEDDDEQNENDSPSGTKTNGQRSADGDSQHNPEVVVKSPSPRGSGGRSPKPHTSSAHVPSIRPEALTAQAYDIVPTMAAPHGTSINAVCATPNMKYVFTGGTDGYIRKYDWVDTANGKVPLTVAQKHPFVDSVMKAGSMVTYWENEERSLQTPPRNGNADEGKWTSPVYSLAVEKQAVWLLSGLESGGINLQTTRHLTGNIITTLKEHTSAVSVLTFSDNESRVLSGSWDKNIHEWDLNSGKVIRSFKGASSQISAIELRPFSSLSVPEVSESLPDMELGTFSSNNADRPTLNGISGGPSRRPSGLTGDDDAAGSPDGSLFGDGDHGSLFGDDTGGGGGGGANAFGDDDDDLTRALESEMQTDQDANGTGDTQMQGTENGDQAQTTDAGGQADQAPERNNEPADGATTAPADGTSAGESQQTEGERLGALVTNGLPHSDEPLTAPPTNDESDSKSDLPPQSESIFLDASFDGTLRIWDRRMASPIATIPTDPATPPWCTGACWSPDGNFFYAGRRNCTVDEYSIHHLGAKRSKPNRTFRFQQGSGPVYAVRAMPNKKHLVCASQDILRIYDLQQPESTKHSRVPFTIVPGHRGGVISAIHIDPSCRFMLSAAGNRGWEGSGTEVLLGYEIGIQDENGTWHAVRAPSA